In a single window of the Salvelinus namaycush isolate Seneca chromosome 18, SaNama_1.0, whole genome shotgun sequence genome:
- the LOC120063075 gene encoding mevalonate kinase-like has product MQIKECIMSAPGKAILHGEHAVVHGNVALAVSLNLRTYLRLQATSTSKVCINLPNINTFLSWDVTELKRLLPDSGVELGNVNALDAELVRRLRDLVGVSNGTLDTRSMAILAFLYIYLSVFAGSGELPSLTVSVWSELPTGAGLGSSAAYSVCLAAALLSASGTIPSPLSDQESTARWGEVEMELINRWAFQGERIIHGNPSGVDNAVGTWGGILRYHSGKITPLSRVPMLRILLTNTKVPRSTKVLVAGVKDKMNKFPSIINPILESVNAVSCTCEQTLSEMTNDTPTPEHYNILEELIDINQHHLNVMGVGHPALDTLCRVTLARGLHSKLTGAGGGGCGITLLRPETECSVVQNTIQDLRDCGYDCWETSIGAEGVQQHSPLAVKEEALEVLARY; this is encoded by the exons ATGCAAATCAAGGAATGTATCATGTCTGCACCTGGGAAAGCTATCCTCCACGGAGAACACGCTGTCGTGCATGGCAAT GTGGCTCTGGCTGTGAGTTTGAACCTGCGCACATACCTACGGTTGCAAGCCACATCCACCAGTAAAGTCTGCATCAATCTCCCCAACATCAACACTTTCCTCAGCTGGGATGTGACCGAGTTGAAGCGGCTGCTTCCTGACTCTGGAG TCGAGCTGGGGAATGTGAATGCGCTTGATGCAGAGCTTGTCAGGAGGCTGCGAGACTTGGTTGGTGTATCAAATGGAACCTTGGATACTCGCAGCATGGCCATCTTAGCCTTCCTCTACATCTACCTCTCTGTCTTTGCTGGGTCAGG GGAGTTACCCAgcctgactgtgtctgtgtggtcaGAGTTGCCAACTGGAGCGGGTCTGGGGTCAAGTGCTGCCTACTCTGTGTGCCTGGCTGCAGCTCTGCTCTCTGCCAGTGGGACCATCCCTTCTCCACTGAGTGACCAGGAAAGCACAGCCAG GTGGGGTGAGGTGGAGATGGAGCTGATCAACAGGTGGGCGTTTCAGGGGGAGAGGATCATCCATGGGAACCCGTCAGGGGTGGACAACGCCGTGGGGACATGGG GTGGCATATTGAGATACCATTCTGGGAAAATAACACCCTTAAGCAG GGTCCCGATGTTAAGGATCCTACTCACAAACACCAAGGTCCCTCGCAGCACCAAGGTACTTGTTGCTGGAGTGAAGGACAAAATGAACAAG TTTCCCTCTATTATAAACCCTATACTGGAAtctgtgaatgcagtctcctgCACCTGCGAGCAGACCTTATCAGAGATGACCAACGACACCCCCACACCAGAGCACTACAATATCCTGGAG GAACTCATTGACATCAACCAGCACCACCTGAACGTGATGGGTGTAGGACACCCGGCCCTGGACACCCTGTGCCGGGTCACCTTGGCCAGAGGGCTACACAGCAAGCTGACTGGTGCCGGCGGAGGGGGCTGTGGTATCACCCTGCTTAGACCAG AAACGGAGTGCTCGGTGGTCCAGAACACTATCCAGGACTTGAGAGACTGTGGCTATGACTGCTGGGAGACCAGTATAGGTGCAGAAGGCGTGCAGCAGCACTCTCCCCTCGCCGTCAAAGAGGAGGCCCTGGAGGTTTTAGCACGCTACTGA
- the LOC120063074 gene encoding corrinoid adenosyltransferase-like isoform X1, with amino-acid sequence MASMITKPSHLRCILTSTGKCLAVNWTKTSFGSERSYVSKTDGESRIPKIYTKTGDKGFSSTYTGERRPKEDHVFEALGATDELSSAIGLAREFCIDKGHTFTDQLDKIQCVLQDVGSNIATPQSSAREIHIKKTKFSSQPVADLESWIDEFTEKLPPLTNFILPSGGKSSAALHIARTVCRRAERSVSPIVRSGEADPDVAKYLNRLSDYLFTVARYTAMKEGNEETIYKRPE; translated from the exons ATGGCTTCAATGATTACCAAACCATCTCACCTACGTTGTATCCTAACAAGTACTGGCAAATGTTTAGCTGTGAATTGGACAAAGACATCATTTGGATCAGAAAGAAG TTATGTCTCCAAAACCGATGGAGAAAGCAGGATCCCCAAAATATACACTAAAACTGGTGATAAAG GTTTCTCTAGCACTTACACTGGAGAGAGAAGACCCAAGGAAGATCATGTGTTTGAAGCATTGGGAGCAACGGATGAGTTGTCATCAGCGATAGG CTTGGCCAGAGAGTTTTGTATCGACAAAGGCCATACATTCACAGATCAGCTGGACAAG ATTCAGTGTGTCTTACAAGATGTGGGATCCAACATTGCCACACCTCAGTCATCTGCACGAGAAATTCATATAA AAAAAACAAAGTTCAGTTCCCAACCAGTGGCAGACCTTGAAAGCTGGATTGATGAGTTCACAGAGAAGCTTCCACCACTGACAAACTTCATATTACCT TCTGGAGGAAAGAGCAGTGCGGCCCTCCACATAGCACGGACAGTGTGTCGCCGAGCAGAACGCAG TGTTTCCCCTATTGTGCGGTCAGGTGAGGCCGATCCTGATGTTGCCAAATATTTGAACAG ATTGAGCGACTACCTGTTCACAGTGGCCAGGTACACAGCCATGAAAGAAGGCAACGAGGAGACGATCTACAAGAGACCTGAGTGA
- the LOC120063074 gene encoding corrinoid adenosyltransferase-like isoform X2 codes for MASMITKPSHLRCILTSTGKCLAVNWTKTSFGSERSYVSKTDGESRIPKIYTKTGDKGFSSTYTGERRPKEDHVFEALGATDELSSAIGLAREFCIDKGHTFTDQLDKIQCVLQDVGSNIATPQSSAREIHIKKTKFSSQPVADLESWIDEFTEKLPPLTNFILPSGGKSSAALHIARTVCRRAERSVSPIVRSD; via the exons ATGGCTTCAATGATTACCAAACCATCTCACCTACGTTGTATCCTAACAAGTACTGGCAAATGTTTAGCTGTGAATTGGACAAAGACATCATTTGGATCAGAAAGAAG TTATGTCTCCAAAACCGATGGAGAAAGCAGGATCCCCAAAATATACACTAAAACTGGTGATAAAG GTTTCTCTAGCACTTACACTGGAGAGAGAAGACCCAAGGAAGATCATGTGTTTGAAGCATTGGGAGCAACGGATGAGTTGTCATCAGCGATAGG CTTGGCCAGAGAGTTTTGTATCGACAAAGGCCATACATTCACAGATCAGCTGGACAAG ATTCAGTGTGTCTTACAAGATGTGGGATCCAACATTGCCACACCTCAGTCATCTGCACGAGAAATTCATATAA AAAAAACAAAGTTCAGTTCCCAACCAGTGGCAGACCTTGAAAGCTGGATTGATGAGTTCACAGAGAAGCTTCCACCACTGACAAACTTCATATTACCT TCTGGAGGAAAGAGCAGTGCGGCCCTCCACATAGCACGGACAGTGTGTCGCCGAGCAGAACGCAG TGTTTCCCCTATTGTGCGGTCAG ATTGA